In the genome of Deinococcus seoulensis, one region contains:
- a CDS encoding helix-turn-helix domain-containing protein, translating into MSTVRDETTDAIAQRLRLEREARGWSLADLAARSGVARASISRIERGEMSPTAALLVRLAGAFDLTLAGLLVRAEAAASRLTRAADQPVWRDPATGYTRTQVFMRPDHPVELVQVTMPPGGQAALPASSYALIRQVIQVQSGQLTVTEGGEIHHLHAGDSLGFGPPADVVIANTTANPCTYLVALARS; encoded by the coding sequence ATGTCCACTGTGCGCGACGAGACGACAGACGCCATCGCCCAGCGGTTGCGCCTGGAACGCGAGGCGCGCGGCTGGTCCCTGGCCGACCTCGCCGCGCGTTCCGGCGTGGCCCGCGCCAGCATCAGCCGCATCGAACGCGGCGAGATGAGCCCCACGGCGGCGCTGCTCGTACGCCTCGCCGGGGCCTTCGACCTCACGCTCGCCGGACTGCTCGTCCGCGCCGAGGCCGCCGCCAGCCGCCTGACCCGCGCTGCCGACCAGCCCGTCTGGCGCGACCCGGCCACCGGCTACACCCGCACGCAGGTGTTCATGCGCCCCGACCACCCGGTCGAACTCGTGCAGGTCACCATGCCCCCCGGTGGGCAGGCCGCGCTGCCCGCCTCCTCGTACGCCCTGATCCGGCAGGTGATCCAGGTGCAATCCGGCCAGCTCACGGTCACCGAGGGCGGTGAAATCCACCACCTGCATGCCGGGGACAGCCTGGGCTTCGGCCCGCCCGCCGACGTGGTCATCGCCAACACGACCGCCAACCCCTGCACGTACCTTGTCGCACTCGCCCGGAGCTGA
- a CDS encoding GNAT family N-acetyltransferase — protein sequence MTDLQITPLTHAALPQLGELLIETVAAGGSVSFMHPLPEAQARAFWQASLTAAEAGGRVLYGAWHGPELIGTVTLLLDFPPNQPHRAEIAKMMTRTAWRGQGVATRLLRTAEAEAARQGRTLLTLDTSVDGGARKLYETAGYTLVGEIPDFALTPDGRLNGTLIYYKRL from the coding sequence ATGACCGACCTCCAGATCACGCCGCTGACCCACGCCGCCCTGCCCCAGCTCGGGGAACTCCTGATCGAGACCGTCGCCGCCGGAGGGTCCGTCAGCTTCATGCACCCACTGCCAGAGGCACAGGCCCGCGCGTTCTGGCAGGCTTCCCTGACCGCCGCCGAGGCAGGCGGACGCGTGCTGTACGGCGCGTGGCACGGCCCCGAGCTGATCGGCACCGTCACGCTGCTGCTGGACTTCCCGCCCAACCAGCCGCACCGCGCCGAGATTGCCAAGATGATGACCCGCACGGCGTGGCGCGGCCAGGGCGTCGCCACCCGCCTCCTGAGGACCGCCGAGGCCGAGGCCGCCCGCCAGGGGCGCACCCTGCTGACGCTGGACACCTCCGTGGACGGCGGCGCCAGGAAACTCTACGAGACTGCTGGCTACACCCTGGTCGGCGAGATCCCCGACTTCGCCCTCACGCCGGACGGCCGCCTGAACGGCACGCTCATCTACTACAAGCGCCTGTAA
- a CDS encoding chlorite dismutase family protein: MMVDLDPSGQVTGREADRANRQFLNYAFFKLDPAFRRLPQAERDELKAEFLAAANGWVTDAPAEKGLILRPYSLVGVRGDVDFMLWRIAFDVRDFQESQARLNRTRLMGYLTQPFNFISMNKRSQYVNRVEGSGHGLEILPGQGQYLFIYPFVKTRAWYDLTPHSRQGMMDEHINASVPFKGVRINTSYSYGIDDQEFVVSFDSDYPQEFVDLVHRLRYTEASMFTLQDTPMFTCVKKDLSSVLDDLG; this comes from the coding sequence ATGATGGTGGACCTCGACCCGAGCGGTCAGGTGACGGGCCGCGAGGCCGACCGCGCCAACCGGCAGTTCCTGAACTACGCGTTCTTCAAGCTGGACCCCGCCTTCCGGCGCCTGCCGCAGGCGGAACGCGACGAACTGAAGGCCGAGTTCCTCGCCGCCGCGAACGGCTGGGTGACCGACGCGCCCGCCGAGAAGGGCCTGATCCTGCGTCCGTACTCGCTGGTCGGCGTGCGTGGCGACGTTGACTTCATGCTGTGGCGCATCGCGTTCGACGTGCGCGACTTCCAGGAATCGCAGGCCCGCCTGAACCGCACGCGCCTGATGGGGTACCTGACGCAGCCGTTCAACTTCATCTCCATGAACAAACGCAGCCAGTACGTGAACCGCGTGGAGGGCAGCGGGCACGGCCTGGAAATCCTGCCCGGCCAGGGTCAGTACCTGTTCATCTACCCGTTCGTGAAGACGCGCGCGTGGTACGACCTGACGCCGCACTCCCGCCAGGGCATGATGGACGAGCACATCAACGCCAGCGTGCCGTTCAAGGGCGTGCGTATCAACACCAGTTACTCGTACGGCATCGACGATCAGGAGTTCGTGGTGAGCTTCGACAGCGATTACCCGCAGGAGTTCGTGGATCTGGTGCACCGCCTGCGTTACACCGAGGCGAGCATGTTCACGTTGCAGGACACCCCAATGTTCACCTGCGTGAAGAAGGACCTGAGCAGCGTGCTGGACGACCTGGGCTGA